The Gammaproteobacteria bacterium genome includes a window with the following:
- a CDS encoding phosphopentomutase: MPRAIIIVLDSFGIGATEDAGRFGDVGANTLGSIAKFRERSGQSLSLPNLARLGLFNAARDSSGEVPAGCTLPKTIDGAYGYAAELSSGKDTPSGHWEMAGVPVLFDWGYFTDKTDTFPPALIDQLIARCDLPGVLGNCHASGTEIIASLGEEHVRSGKPIVYTSADSVFQIACHEKAFGLERLYQVCDVARELVDEYNIGRVIARPFVGTSASDFERTGNRRDLAVPPPAETLLDKLVADGGEVVGIGKIPDIFAHRGVTEKIKATGNAALIDATVAALESAPDRSIVFTNLVDFDMLYGHRRDPAGYADALEYFDEQLPGIIEAMAPDDLLVISADHGCDPSWPGSDHTREHIPVIVYGNAVNPGSLGKRDTFADIGQSLASLFGLPPMDHGTSFLTS, encoded by the coding sequence ATGCCGCGCGCGATAATAATTGTCCTTGACTCGTTTGGAATCGGCGCCACCGAGGATGCCGGCCGCTTTGGCGATGTCGGCGCAAATACGCTTGGCAGCATCGCAAAGTTTCGCGAGCGTTCGGGCCAGAGCCTCAGCCTGCCAAATTTAGCTCGGCTGGGTCTGTTTAATGCGGCGCGCGACAGCAGCGGCGAGGTCCCGGCGGGTTGTACGCTGCCGAAGACTATAGATGGCGCTTATGGCTATGCGGCTGAACTCAGCAGCGGCAAGGATACGCCAAGCGGGCACTGGGAAATGGCGGGGGTCCCGGTACTGTTTGACTGGGGTTACTTCACCGACAAGACCGACACGTTTCCGCCAGCATTAATTGACCAGCTGATCGCTCGTTGTGACTTGCCGGGTGTGCTGGGGAATTGTCACGCCTCCGGCACGGAGATCATTGCCAGCCTCGGCGAGGAACACGTGCGCTCAGGGAAGCCGATTGTCTATACATCGGCCGACAGCGTTTTCCAGATTGCCTGCCATGAGAAAGCGTTCGGTCTCGAGCGCCTGTACCAGGTGTGTGACGTGGCACGCGAACTGGTTGATGAATACAATATCGGACGGGTAATCGCCCGTCCTTTTGTAGGAACCAGCGCCAGTGACTTCGAGCGTACCGGAAACCGTCGCGACCTGGCGGTGCCGCCGCCGGCAGAAACGTTGCTGGACAAGCTGGTCGCCGATGGCGGAGAGGTCGTTGGGATCGGTAAGATCCCGGATATATTCGCGCATCGCGGCGTGACCGAAAAAATCAAGGCAACAGGCAATGCAGCCCTGATCGACGCAACGGTTGCAGCCCTGGAGTCAGCACCGGACCGGTCAATAGTATTTACCAACCTGGTTGATTTCGACATGTTGTACGGTCATCGCCGGGATCCGGCCGGTTATGCCGATGCGCTGGAATATTTTGATGAACAACTGCCCGGGATTATTGAGGCCATGGCGCCCGATGACCTGCTGGTGATCAGTGCCGACCATGGTTGCGACCCAAGCTGGCCGGGATCCGACCATACCCGCGAACACATCCCGGTAATTGTCTATGGCAATGCCGTCAACCCGGGCTCGCTGGGCAAGCGTGACACTTTTGCCGACATCGGCCAGAGCCTGGCCAGCCTGTTCGGCCTGCCGCCGATGGACCACGGCACTTCCTTCCTCACCTCGTAA
- a CDS encoding glucosidase — protein MTDALDSEQERLKQQELGDTRWQRWGPYMSERAWGTVREDYSAKGDAWNHFPFEHAVARAYRWSEDGLAGISDIEQRLCFSLALWNGRDPILKERAFGLTNEQGNRGEEVKEYYFYLDATPTHSWMRYLYKYPQAAYPYREIASRNARLRRSDRPYGLMDTGAFESGYWDVLVSYAKAGPESIFIQVAVTNRGPNAAEISLLPMLWWRNTWSWSGAAAKSSLRTTKAPDGSAWAVEADDQEFAGYHLLGSQDAQVLFTDNESNADLLWGEDGVPYSKDAFNRYLVHGEKDAVRAEGHGTRTAALRTIKAGPGETHYFDMWLGRGKPDKAFAGMQEMLAKRRGEADEFYRQLQPDATAEDQRIMRQALAGMIWGKQFYHYDVDKWLEGDALSPPPQRKRGRNCNWRHLRAGDIISMPDTWEYPWFAAWDLAYQCAPLSLVDMPFAKQQLEVLLGERYLHPTGAIPAYEWNFSDVNPPVHPGFALRLFRTDRERNGVADYSFLRRVFHKLLLNYAWWLNRKDVHGQSLFDGGFLGLDNISVFDRSHSPLPSGYRLVQADATGWMAMYALNMTVIALEIAAVQPDYEEIAIQCYEQFLAIAESISGYDRVGLSLWDEQDGFFKDVVVGPDGQRHTIDVFSWVGLVPLFACEVIGPGLLQASPRFAALLHEHRGGRVHGHFVTECPDEDNARGEHLLALVNRNMLRSVIERVLDERQFLSPFGIRSLSRAHGGGTPVGTVPGIGDVFIDYVPGEANSPMYGGNSNWRGPIWLPTNYSLILALERYYRYLGPDFTVTGPDGQINLQQAADLIAGRVVDLYRRNDDGIVPALRPDSPFQSDPHWRELCLFYEYFHADNGRGLGAAHQTGWTGLLANLIRRSYNPK, from the coding sequence GTGACTGATGCTCTAGACAGCGAACAGGAGCGCCTGAAGCAGCAGGAGCTGGGCGATACCCGGTGGCAGCGCTGGGGTCCGTACATGTCGGAACGCGCCTGGGGCACGGTGCGCGAAGACTACAGCGCCAAAGGCGATGCCTGGAATCACTTCCCTTTTGAACATGCCGTGGCGCGTGCCTACCGCTGGAGTGAAGACGGTCTGGCCGGCATCAGCGATATCGAACAGCGCCTGTGCTTTTCGCTGGCTTTGTGGAACGGCCGCGACCCGATACTCAAGGAACGAGCATTCGGCCTGACCAATGAGCAGGGAAATCGTGGCGAGGAGGTAAAGGAGTACTATTTTTACCTCGATGCGACGCCAACCCACAGTTGGATGCGCTACCTGTACAAATATCCGCAGGCCGCGTATCCGTATCGCGAAATAGCCAGCCGGAATGCCAGGCTCAGGCGCAGCGACCGGCCGTACGGGCTGATGGATACCGGTGCGTTTGAATCGGGTTACTGGGATGTGCTGGTCAGCTACGCCAAAGCCGGTCCGGAAAGCATTTTTATCCAGGTTGCGGTGACCAATCGCGGTCCGAATGCGGCAGAGATTTCATTGCTGCCAATGCTGTGGTGGCGCAATACGTGGAGCTGGAGCGGGGCTGCGGCAAAGTCATCCCTGCGCACGACAAAAGCGCCCGACGGATCAGCGTGGGCGGTCGAAGCAGACGACCAGGAATTTGCCGGGTATCACCTGCTGGGCTCGCAGGACGCACAGGTCCTGTTCACCGACAATGAGTCAAACGCTGATTTGCTGTGGGGCGAGGATGGCGTCCCGTACAGCAAGGACGCTTTCAACCGCTACCTGGTGCATGGCGAGAAAGATGCCGTGCGCGCTGAGGGTCACGGGACCCGGACAGCGGCGCTGCGAACGATCAAGGCAGGCCCCGGCGAAACACACTACTTTGATATGTGGCTCGGCCGCGGCAAACCCGACAAGGCATTCGCCGGCATGCAGGAGATGTTGGCAAAAAGAAGGGGCGAAGCCGATGAGTTTTATCGGCAGCTGCAGCCGGACGCGACCGCTGAGGATCAACGCATTATGCGCCAGGCGCTTGCCGGCATGATCTGGGGCAAGCAGTTTTACCATTACGATGTCGATAAGTGGCTTGAGGGCGACGCACTGAGCCCGCCGCCGCAACGCAAGCGTGGACGCAACTGTAACTGGCGGCACCTGCGAGCCGGCGACATCATCAGCATGCCGGATACCTGGGAGTATCCGTGGTTTGCCGCCTGGGACCTGGCCTACCAGTGTGCGCCGCTGAGCCTGGTTGATATGCCGTTTGCCAAGCAGCAGCTGGAGGTATTGCTGGGCGAACGCTACCTGCATCCCACCGGGGCTATTCCGGCTTACGAGTGGAATTTCAGCGACGTGAATCCTCCGGTGCACCCAGGTTTTGCGTTGCGGCTGTTCCGCACCGATCGCGAGCGCAACGGGGTGGCCGATTACTCGTTCCTGCGGCGGGTGTTTCACAAGCTGCTGCTCAACTACGCCTGGTGGCTCAACCGTAAAGATGTCCACGGGCAAAGCCTGTTTGACGGCGGCTTTCTCGGGCTGGATAACATTTCGGTCTTTGACCGCTCGCATTCACCGCTGCCGTCCGGATACCGGCTGGTGCAGGCAGATGCGACGGGCTGGATGGCGATGTATGCGCTGAACATGACCGTTATTGCGCTGGAGATTGCCGCAGTACAGCCGGACTACGAAGAGATAGCGATACAGTGTTACGAACAGTTCCTGGCAATCGCGGAATCGATCAGCGGCTACGATCGGGTTGGCCTGTCGCTGTGGGATGAGCAGGACGGATTTTTCAAGGATGTCGTGGTGGGGCCCGACGGCCAGCGCCACACGATCGATGTGTTTTCGTGGGTAGGTCTGGTGCCGCTGTTTGCCTGCGAAGTGATTGGCCCCGGCCTGTTGCAGGCATCACCACGCTTTGCCGCCTTGCTTCACGAACATCGCGGTGGCCGTGTTCACGGACATTTCGTGACCGAGTGTCCGGATGAAGACAATGCCCGCGGCGAGCACCTGCTGGCGCTGGTGAACCGGAACATGCTGCGCAGCGTGATTGAGCGGGTCCTGGACGAACGGCAGTTCCTGTCGCCATTTGGTATCCGCAGCCTGAGCCGTGCTCACGGAGGCGGCACACCGGTTGGCACCGTACCGGGCATTGGCGATGTCTTTATCGACTACGTCCCGGGCGAGGCTAACAGCCCGATGTACGGTGGCAATTCAAACTGGCGCGGGCCAATCTGGCTGCCGACCAACTATTCGCTGATCCTGGCGCTGGAAAGGTACTACCGTTACCTGGGCCCCGACTTCACGGTGACTGGCCCCGACGGACAAATAAACCTGCAGCAGGCGGCGGACCTCATAGCTGGTCGCGTGGTTGATCTTTACCGGCGCAATGACGACGGTATCGTGCCCGCGCTGCGGCCGGACAGCCCGTTCCAGTCCGATCCGCATTGGCGCGAGCTGTGCCTGTTTTATGAGTACTTCCATGCCGACAACGGTCGCGGTCTGGGAGCTGCCCACCAGACCGGCTGGACTGGCTTGCTCGCCAACCTGATCCGCCGTTCCTATAACCCGAAGTAG